A single region of the Palaemon carinicauda isolate YSFRI2023 chromosome 17, ASM3689809v2, whole genome shotgun sequence genome encodes:
- the LOC137656421 gene encoding uncharacterized protein, with the protein MKELDISPIQYPGPKSRREKKAAASPLEPTSASQTQQKESEPFIEEIRAIQRGARQETGRGFVPTWFRPLRPCLPISHLLELVGGVKWCGGALDWSGSAAPPRDDVIYVLFINSGSGWREVVQTTSRNTHIPPGVTGVPRLRLLAVTQEGVVAASDTLLQTHSTRQGTVEYKVEEIRPDASDQSTGESIIRDVTSSLEPTEIQPSEFYPYEHFESQKVTPKDAFPEGSSSLVDPTWALQVVRVESGIMAEVQVAWESRGPDGVEYLLSWVEETGGVSGHLLTDQLTTELSLWPGQGYYVQVELVDSQGNPVMKSLATPVMFRSLANGGGINTERNIPPTVTIQDTSPRSQDILVPSEAPTSTTLDDMHRSGWLNDGTPSSIYISPATTKTPGENLQDIVHHSRDDLSEFLPPRSESDYTKVTSQVDSELGGSSSEGGISSSMPPERPPSRGGSSTGVSAREIPKIIAAESSSEEVLWYVGVSIGVLLLLILCSLVLWSLGKCRKTPRSSEYIEDRLNGVRASFREDFIRRNSDNPQTSWTFEKCRESARDQRMGPSSSRKDDMPGRIDNASLVENYVLMLESRPPKKKPRN; encoded by the exons ATGAAAGAACTTGATATATCTCCCATTCAATACCCGGGTCCAAAATCCAGAAGAGAGAAAAAAGCAGCAGCCAGTCCCTTAGAGCCCACTTCGGCTTCTCAAACTCAACAAAAGGAATCGGAGCCTTTTATTGAAGAGATCCGAGCTATTCAGAGAGGCG CTCGTCAAGAAACGGGGCGGGGCTTCGTCCCTACATGGTTCCGCCCCCTCCGCCCCTGCCTGCCTATCAGCCACCTCCTAGAATTAGTGGGAGGAGTCAAGTGGTGTGGGGGGGCGCTCGATTGGTCAGGGAGCGCTGCCCCTCCGAGGGATGACGTCATCTACGTCTTATTTATAAACAGCGGAAGCGGATGGCGAGAAGTCGTGCAg ACAACTTCTCGGAATACCCACATACCCCCTGGTGTAACTGGAGTACCAAGACTACGCTTGCTAGCAGTAACCCAAGAGGGAGTTGTCGCTGCCTCCGACACCTTGCTTCAGACGCATTCAACTCGCCAGGGAACCGTCGAGTATAAG GTGGAAGAAATAAGACCCGACGCTTCCGACCAAAGTACAGGAGAATCCATAATAAGAGACGTGACCTCAAGTCTTGAACCCACTGAAATTCAACCCTCGGAATTCTACCCTTACGAACATTTCGAATCGCAGAAAGTTACTCCGAAAGATGCATTCCCTGAAGGGTCATCCAGCTTG gtGGACCCTACGTGGGCGCTACAGGTGGTGAGAGTTGAGTCCGGCATAATGGCCGAAGTTCAAGTTGCGTGGGAGTCAAGAGGTCCCGATGGCGTCGAGTACTTGCTGTCTTGGGTAGAAGAAACTGGAGGGGTCTCTGGACATCTCCTGACGGACCAGCTCACGACTGAGCTGTCTCTGTGGCCTGGGCAGGGGTATTATGTACAG GTGGAGCTTGTTGACTCTCAAGGAAACCCTGTTATGAAGAGCCTTGCAACTCCCGTCATGTTCAGAAGCCTGGCAAATGGCGGTGGTATCAACACCGAAAGAAACATTCCTCCTACAGTGACTATTCAAGATACTTCTCCACGCTCTCAAGACATTTTGGTACCTTCCGAAGCACCAACATCTACCACATTAGATGACATGCACAGATCAGGATGGTTGAATGATGGGACACCAAGTAGCATTTATATATCACCTGCAACAACTAAAACCCCTGGTGAAAACTTACAAGATATAGTGCATCATTCTAGGGATGATTTGTCAGAATTTTTGCCTCCAAGAAGCGAGTCAGATTACACAAAAGTCACTAGTCAGGTGGACTCCGAGCTTGGAGGATCAAGTTCAGAAGGTGGTATATCCAGTTCTATGCCTCCAGAACGTCCTCCTTCAAGAGGCGGCTCATCTACTGGAGTATCAGCAAGAGAGATCCCGAAAATAATTGCAGCTGAATCCAGTAGCGAAGAGGTCCTTTGGTATGTGGGTGTTAGCATAGGAGTGCTTCTTTTATTAATCCTTTGTAGTCTTGTACTTTGGTCGTTGGGAAAGTGTAGAAAAACCCCGAGAAGTAGCGAGTACATAGAGGACCGCCTCAATGGCGTACGGGCATCGTTTCGAGAGGATTTCATTAGAAGGAACTCTGATAACCCACAGACTTCCTGGACTTTTGAAAAATGTCGGGAATCGGCAAGGGACCAAAGAATGGGTCCTTCGTCCTCAAGGAAAGACGACATGCCTGGACGCATAGACAATGCCTCCTTAGTGGAGAATTACGTCCTCATGCTAGAGTCTCGCCCACCAAAAAAGAAACCAAGAAACTAG